Within the Peromyscus maniculatus bairdii isolate BWxNUB_F1_BW_parent chromosome 2, HU_Pman_BW_mat_3.1, whole genome shotgun sequence genome, the region GACAAGGATGTGGTAAATGCCAGAATCTTCTGTAATACTCCTTGTCAAGCTTTCCTGTGTGGGGAACCATCATTATCAccagcaccaccatcaccatcatcatcatcatcatcatcagtatcccctcccctccctggggACCCGCCCTCACAGTGTGAGCCCCGCCCCTCCCTGGGGACCCGCCCTCACAGTGTGAGCCCCGCCCCTCCCTGGGGACCCGCCCTCACAGTGtgagccccgcccctccctccctgggGACCCGCCCTCACAGTGTGAGCCCCGCCCCTCCCTGGGGACCCGCCCTCACAGTGTGAGCCCTGCCCTCACAGTGTGAGCCCCGCCCCTCCCTGGGGACCCGCCCCTCACAGTGTGAGCCCCGCCCTCACAGTGTGAGCCCCGCCCTCACAGTGTGAGCCCCGCCCTCACAGTGTGAGCCCCGCCCTCACAGTGTGAGCCCCGCCCCTCCCTGGGGACCCGCCCTCACAGTGTGAGCCCCGCCCCTCCCTGGGGACCCGCCCTCACAGTGTGAGCCCCGCCCCTCCCTGGGGACCCGCCCTCACAGTGTGTGGCCCTGCAGGTTCGACATGAAGGTGCTGGGCTACAACCTCATGCAGGCCATGCGCTTCGCTGTGGAGGAGATCAACAATTGCAGCACTCTGCTGCCGGGCGTGCTGCTTGGCTACGAGATGgtggatgtgtgctaccactccaACAATGTCCATCCTGGGCTCTACTTCCTGGCACAGGATGACGAATTCCTGCCCATCCTCCAAGACTACAGCCACTATATGCCCCACGTGGTGGCTGTCATTGGCCCAGACAACTCTGAGTCTGCCATCACTGTGTCCAACCTCCTCTCCCATTTCCTCATTCCACAGGTGATTCCTGGGAGATGtggctggggaggggcagagggtgaggagctCTTTCCTGTCAGCCATGGTAGGAACATGAGCAGGGGCAGGCAGCAGTTCAAGCACAGGAGGCAGGCTGACTAACTGGAGCCTGTGGTGAATCTCTTCACCCTCTGaggctcagtttccccatctgtaaagtgggCTGATGACGCTCCACCCAGGACTTTCTGTGGGTTGAAGTGGTCAACATGAAGGAGTtttcagcacacagtaggtggcCTGCAGTGCTATCCTTCCCACCAACTGCGTCTTTCTCAGGAATGAGAACTAAAGAGTATTCAGAATTAGCTTGCTCAATTGCCTGGCACAAAACCTGACTCACAGCAGGCCCTCAAGGAGTGCCTccggggcctggggagatggctcaggtggtaaAGTGTGCAAGTgtggggacctgggtttggatcttcagcacccacataaaacaccAGGGCCAGCCCCGGGGGCCGGGGATGGATGGAGACAGGATTCCCTCAGCTCACTGAATGGCCAGTCTTGCtctatgagctccaggttcatggAGAGGCCTTATCTCCAAAAACAGGGGGGacagtaattgaggaagacacctaacgctgccttctggcctccatacatgtgcacatgaacccatacacacatgctcaacacatgtgtgtacatacacacatgcacacacatatcatgcatacacacacacacacacacacacacgtacacacactcgTACACATGTACACCCAAAAAAGTGCCGATCGTCtcacttatattttaaatttgggggtggggtggggcatgagatgggggtctctctacatagccctgatgtcctagagctcactctgtagatcaggctgacacttcaaactcacagagatccacctgcctctgccactcgagtgctgagactaaaggagTGCCCTGCCACGCCTGGCATCTTTTGAGTTGTTTTGGGTCACATCTTCATTTGCTTTTGGGGAGAGAATACACGCACATtttatggcacatgtgtggaggtcagagaacagtctGTGgaagctgattctctccttccaccaagtggatCTTGGAAGAGTGAGCTCATCCTCGGGCATGGCGGCAAATGCCTTTTCCTTCTCGGCCATCTTGCAAAGCTCtgactgctgtctgtctgtcaccaGCCACATGGGTGAAATCGCCCAGTCCAGCACAGCTGTAGAATACTAACTAAAGATCAGATTGGCACACAGTAGGCTGGCGCAAGTACTGGACTTTCTGCTGTGGCTCTTACCTTGTAAAGTACCCAGAGCAGGGTCAGACACATGGTAGGTGCTAACTATGTGCTAACATTTTGATGTGCAATGTCTGGTCCAGGACTGAGCTCATCCcttgagcacctactgtatgcCAGGGacggttgtgggtgctggggaaacaCCTGGGAACCAAGCACAAATCCCTGCCTGCGTGCAGTCTGTCTCCTACGGGAAGACACAGAGGATACGTACAGATAAATGAGAGATGCACAATGTCAGGAGCGCTATGGGTAAAAGGCAGAGTAGCCAGGGTGGAGAGAGAAGCAGGCTTGAGACTTTTCAGCGTGCCGATCAGGTGGGTTTGCTGACCACAGGACAAAGGCTCCAGGGCTTAGGGGAGCTATGCAAGCAGCCGGGAGGAGGTCATTCCAAGAGGTTGGCAGATGTGATGGTAAGAGACACCTGATGGGCTTACAGAACAGGGTGAGCGGAGCCAAGGCCTGGAGGAAAATAGGAGGCaggggaagcagaggccacgAGGATGGTGCTGGGATGGAGTCGGGAGGTCGGCGATGGGTGGGTACCCTCAGGGGACAACTGAAAAGACGGGCCGGtgagtatgtggtgtgtgcaGAAGGCCAAAGATGCCACCAAAGCTTTTGGCCTGAACACTGGAAGGGATGGATTCCCTAGGTGAGAGGGACCTGCAGGTGTCCATGCAGGCAGAGATGAGAATGAAAGTCCAGTGTAGACTGACTTCctcaacctggatcagacttcagGAAGTCCGGTGCCAGGTGgttcattgtcagcatatttaaaacacagcatGATTTGGGAAAGGTTTTCAGGCAACAATCATTCCCATCCCAGATTCACAATAAAGCTTACTGTGACCATGATAGTAGGTTCTAGCTAAAAGTCCTagaatctagtgtggtctctgactgatagcatagaggtcagcagtACATGGGACTTCTCCTCTAAGGTTCTATTAACTGGGAGCTAGGGAGGAAGAGTCTGGCATAAACATTCTGGGGGATTTGGGTGAGATCTTCCTCTATAGCAAAAGGTGGGTGAGGTTTGCCTCCACAGATAGCAAAGAGGTCGTCAAGTCGTTAACAAAATCCACACAGCTTGCTGGAGATATTTCATTTGATCTCCCCTATTGAGAAGACACCCCTATgtgattaacattcctggtttctctgatGATCCATGGACAAAAAGATCTTTATGCTCCCAACACTTATGGACATCTGGGAAGACGCTGGATGGACTCAGAGGAGAGCCATTGGGATTGGAAAGGTCAAGTttgagatgggaggtggacatTTTCAAGTCCACCCCTGAGGTTCAGGAGGGAGGTTGGCCAGAGCTGGATGATGGTGTCTCTGGCTTGAAACAATGTTTACACAAAAGGCTGAATGAGAGTTGGGAGGCAGACGAGGGTGGTGGAGGAGAAACGAGGCTGGGAGCCTGCATTTAGGGGTGCACTGAGACTATGAGGTCACAGCAGAGGGAAGGAACCGTGAAAAGAGATGGAGTAGCCAGTGAGGGGAACAAAGCCTCATCTGGGGTCTAGGAGGTCATGTGGCCAATGGTGAGGCTGGGATGCCCTGAGAAGATTAAAAATGGCGCTCAGGATGTGCGGTAGGAGCTCAGTCAGGGTTCCTAAGTGGTGGGAAGGAGACAGATGTGTACCACCTAGCCAGGATGTGACACACAATAGATGCCCTGTCAGGGGCAGTAGGCGATGAGGAGACTGATGTGGGTCACTCCGACAAGTCATAGTGCATAGCAGGGTCTCATATTTACTAAGGTGGCCATGATGATGACGGTGTAAACCCATCCCTGGGCATGTATGTGTCCCCACATGTCACCAGGGCGATGATGTCAGGTGGAGTGCCTCCTCTAATACCTCACTCCGGCAGGTCACGTACAGCGCCATCTCTGATGAGCTGCGGGACAAGCGGCGCTTCCCCGCGATGCTGCGCACAGTGCCCAGTGCCAGCCATCACATCGAGGCCATGGTGCAACTGATGACTCACTTTCACTGGAACTGGATTGTGGTACTGGTGAGCAATGATGACTATGGCCGGGAGAATGGGCAGCTGCTGAGCCAGCGTCTGATCAGAACAGGTGACATCTGCATCGCCTTCCAGGAGGTTCTGCCCACACCCGAACCCAGCCAGGGCATGGGGCCCGAGGAGCAGAGCCAACTGGACAACATCCTAGAGAAGCTGCAGCGGACCACAGCCCGGGTTGTGGTGGTGTTCTCGCCAGAGCTGGCCCTGCACGGCTTCTTCCGGGAGGTGCTGCGTTGGAACTTCACCGGCCTCGTGTGGATCGCCTCCGAGTCCTGGTCTATCGACCCAGTTCTGCACAACCTTACAGAGCTGCGCCACACGGGCACCTTCCTGGGCATCACCATCCAGAGGGTCTCCATCCCTGGCTTTAGCGAGTTCCGAGTGCGCCACACCAAGGCAACGCAACCCATATCCAACAAGACCAGCCCACGGGCCACGTGCAACCAGGACTGTGATGCCTGTTTGAACATCACCGAGTCCTACAGCAACGTCCTGATGCTTTCTGGGGAGCGTGTGGTCTACAGTGTGTACTCGGCAGTCTACGCGGTGGCCCACGCCCTGCACAGGCTCCTGCGCTGCAACCAGGTCCGCTGCACCAAGGAAGTGGTCTACCCATGGAAGGTGAGGGCCTACCTAACCTTGCAGGGACCGACTCCACCGTGGCCGTGCTCAGGGACTCAGGATACGGGCAAAGAAAAAGCTggacttggctgtgtgtgtgtccgtaaccccagtgctggggagggtaGAGATGGAAGGATTGCTGGGGTCGCCAGCTGCCAactaagctccaggttcagggagagacgctgtctcaagggaataaggtggacAGTGACAAAGCAGGACacttgatgtcctcctctgggctctgtgCGGGTGCACaggcatgccccccccccccgacaaatacactatatacacacacataccccgaGGGGTACATCAACACAACAACACAGCTTTGTTCTGTCTCAGCCACGTGTCTCTGCCGCATAGCCTCAGAGCTTAGTTCCACTGCTCTAAGTACTTACGTTCTGAAATGCGCAGTTCTTTGAAAGGTGTTTGGCTGTCGGCCGGATttgactcttgagtgctgaggCTCTGGTAGCCCTGTCCCCATTCAGAGCGGTGCTGCACCGCTTGCCAGGTGCCCGCTAGGACGCATCGTGATGCTTCTTTCACAcctagggagactgaggcacagggaGCCAGAGTCACAAAGCCAACTAAGTAAGGGCAGAGCGAGGACTGCAACTCAGGCCTGGGCTGCTCTGTTCAGAGCACATTCTGGCCAGCACCAGTTTGGGGAGATGGCCTCCGaaagagctgaccctgtggtgtGGGAGAATGGGAAGGACTGAGTGCAGGGAAAATTCCAGATGATATTTGCGGTGGAGGAAACCCCCAAGGGACACCCCAGGTGACTTTTAGGGAGGGGAAGGTGAGAAAGCAATATTCTCTGCTACtattctaagtttttttttcttaatttatttatatgagtgttatgtatgtgcaccacatgtgtgtagtacccatggaggccagaagagggcgttggatcctttggagctggagttacaggtggttgtgagcagcaatatgggtgctgggaattgaacccaggtccctggaagaacactcagtgctcttaacggtTGAGCTAGCTCTCTAGCCCGCATTCTAAGGTTCTAATGGGGCTCCAGAGTCCAGAAGACAGGATCCTACTGCTTCCATTTTGCAGAAAAGAAATTGGAGTCCAGAGAGGTTGAGCAAGAGGCCCAAAATTTCAGGAGTGTGGCAGGGATGAGGCCTAGCTCCAGGCACACCAGGTTCCAAAGTTACCTACTACCCGCCGACCGATGCTCCCCCAGAGCTTGACACGCACATTTGACAGGTGTTGAGGCCCGTGCAGGGGTGGTAGACTCCCAAATGTCTGGTCCCATCTCTGATGCCAGCTCTGCTTCCCTTCTTTCTGACCCCTCCAGCTACTCAGGGAGCTCTGGGATGTCAACTTCACCCTCCTGGGCAACCAGCTCTTCTTCGACCAACAGGGGGACATGCCAATGTTCTTGGACATCATCCAGTGGCAGTGGGACCTGAGCCAGAATCCCTTCCAAAGCATCGCCTTCTACTCCCCCACCAAGCAGAGGATGACCTACATCCACAATGTGTCCTGGCACACCCCCAACAACACGGTCAGCTGGAGGGTAGCAGTGGCTGGGGGCTTGTCAAGAAGGGCCCTCAGAGATGCATCAGTCATGGCCGGTGGGGTCTCCGTTTGGGGTGTAGGGCCTGGGGTCCTGTCCCTCTTTGCCAACGGAGAACTATGGAGTTTAAGGTGCTCTAGCTCCAGCAGATGGGGGACTGGGGGCGGGACTCTGCTTACAGCCCCGTGCTGCAGTGCATGTGACTTCCATATCAGCGTGAGGTGATGGGATTACGTACATTCTTTGATGCTGCCACCAAATGACTGAGCAGCTTAAAGAATGAAGGGTTTATTTCTGCTCGGGGTGGGTGCACGAGGTGTAGGTGTagttgtaggtgtgtgtgtgtgtgtgtgtgtgtgtgtgtgtgtgcgtgcgtgctaaggacacagtccatcatggtggggaagggatGGCAGCAGGAGCCcaaggtggctggtcacatgatatccacagacaggaagcagagagagatggaggctggtggtcagctcacttcctccattttattcagcccaggaccccagcccatgggacgATAGTGCCCACATCCACAGTGCCAAACCCAGGGTGGATCTCCCCTCCTCTGCTAAACCTTTCAGGAGACACCAtctcagacacacccagaggtgatTCCCATAGTTTTTAAGTTTCATCAAGTTGTTAGGATTACGCATCACAGAGACCGAGGCTACCGCTCTCCCCATTGTGTGGATGAGAACACCAAAAGCACAGAGAGGTTGTGTAACATCCTTAAGTCCACACAGCTGGTCTGTAGTCGAGGCTTTCTCTACATAGCCTTCCAGCCATAGCCAGTCATTCAGTGTTGAGCTTGTGGAGTCAACCAGGCTggtgtctttgtctttgttttcttgagcTTAAACCACGGGTGTTCTTTGTCTCAGGTTCTGGAggcagaagaagagggagaggtgcCGCTGGTCCCTGAGGAGGCCAGGAGCCAGTTTGGCCTCTCTCCTGGTGTTTGGCAGCTTGTTGGTGCTCCCTGGCTCTCCCTGGCTTGCTGGTGCTCCCTGGCTCTCCTCGGCTTGCTGGCTCTCCCTGGCTCTCCTCGGCTTGCTGGCTCTCCCTGGCTTGCTGGTGCTCCCTGGCTCTCCCTGGCTTGCTGATGCTTCACTCTGATCTTTGCCTTCTTCACCTGGCAGTGTCTTTGTGCTCTTGTCAGGGTCCACGTGTCCCCTCTGTGTAAGAACATAGTCCTCGCCGATGAGGGACCCTTCTTTTCCTTAATCATATATGCAATGACCCTGTAATGGAATCGGGTTACATATTCAGGTCATAGGCATTAAGATAGCATAGGTCTTACTTCAGTCTGAGTTCCCCTTGAAATGTAGAGCCTGAGGCAGGATTACAGATATGCCCCCAAGTGTCATGATTGGGAGCTGGAAAAGCAtgcaggagggaagaggagaaaccaGTCCGAGGGAATGCCCTCAAGCCAGACCCTGCTGTGAACCACTGGAGGGCCATCTTTCCGTCACCTTCTAAGGACTGGCCTTCAAGCTGTGTCCCAAGCAAGAGAAATGGTCAGCATGGATTGGCTGGATCTCGTCTCCTGGTGGCCACAGGTTGCTCTGTGGTGTGCTAAGCCCTTGTATTTCCAGGTCCCACGTGGCTGAGGGCCTAGCAGCTCCAGGTGGACATCTTACACCACACCCCCATGGTAGAGAGTGAAAGGCACAGCCTGGCAGCTGAGCGGGGTGCTGGCAAGTGATGGCCACATGAGATTGTCCTGCTTGAGTCTGGAGGGCCACCGAGCCTTTAAGGCATTGGGCAGCCCTGTCTGTGCAAAGGGGGCATTTGGTGGGCAAGTAACAGGTGGCGACCatctctctcttccacctccaTTCTGGGGTCTTTCCTTTTCACTGGCGTGTGGTTGCTGGTTGCTCTGGTTGACTACTTCAGAGAATGTCTATCCTAGGGTCCTCGGCCCTCAGCCACCTGGCTGTAAATGGACCTTAGCAGTTATCCCCGAGACAGAGGCATAGGGCTGTCCTCAGGTATCCGGCAGTCTACCCTGAATGCCCTAGCTTCTTGTGAGAACCCAAGCCCCCTCCTTCTGGGACCTTCTCATTCGCCGGTGGGGGGTCCTCAGAGGAACTAGGTGGTTTGCTATGGATATGTCTCCCCACTGGGGACCAGAATCCCACCCCTACCACTCTAAGTCCTCGACTTTTACAATCTAGTGCGGAAGTTCTTAACCTGGGGGTCTCAACCCTTTGtggggggtcacctaagaccatcagaaaacacagatatttacattatgactcataacagtagcaaacttaattatgaagtagcgatgaaataatgttgtggttggggtcactacaacatgaggaactatattaaagggtcacagaattggaaggttgagaaccactgctctagtgaaAGCCAGTGATTTGAGGtcctttattatttgtttgtttgtatattccACAGTcatggggatcaaacctagggtctTCCACGTGTTAAGCAAGAGCTCTACCATCTGGCCAtatcctgctcttcctcctccttttcctctccccttcttccttcttcacttcctctgcctccctccctcccttccttccttccttccttccttcctccctccctccctccctccctccctccccctccctccctccctccctccctccctccctccctccctccctccctccctcccttccttccttccttccttccttccttccttccttcctctcttccttgtcCACAGGGTCTCTAACCCAAGCTGGTTTCAAATACACTGTGTAACAGAGAATGAACCTGAAtatgtgatccttctgcctccacctcctgagtgcttgggattgtaggcatgtccTACCATCCCTGGGTTATGGAGTGCTGGGTTCAAGCCCAGGGCTTCACGAATGCTGGGCAATCtcaaccaactgagctacatctccaatcCCCTTGGTTTTCTTATATAGAGTcccgctgtgtagcccaggatgggttctctgcaagagcagtcagtgctcttaacctccgagcagcctctccagcccctccttctgttatttatttatttatttatttatttatttatttatttatttatttatttatttatatctcatTTGATTTTTCTGTGCTTGGAGAACATGTCTACCATGATTACAATCTTTTTAATTTGGTTAAAACTTGCATCGCAGCCAAGTCTGGATAGTGTCCGTCCTGGGAGATTCATGCACATTGGAGAAGATGCCGCGCTCTGCGGCTGCTGGGCAGAGTGTCCTAGTAGAGTGTGTTGTTTTATGGTATTGGTCAACTTCTCCACTTCATTGTGGatcctctgtttagttctatgcATTAATTGAAAGTATGATGTTGACATTTCCACCTGTCAGTTTCAAATACTACAcattctctgttttcctttgcttcttgCTTGCTTTATGTATTTGGAGTCTCTCTTGTTAGGGGCGTATGTGTTTATACTTATATTATATGTGGTTGCTGTGCGAAAGGCTTACATGTTTTTCATGCTTCTTTTCTGGGGTTTCTTATAATATCTTTGGGTTTCTCTTGAGattccatcttttattttatgtatttgtagttttgttttttaatctgagtGAGTAAAGATTCAgcctcagtcagtcagtcagtcagtcagtcatttgCTTGGTAAGTTTTCTTATTAATTTGCTTTCTCTGGGGTTATTTCTCCTACCAGTAAGTGGAACACTCTGTGTGTTCCTGAATACCCTCTTCATGCACCTGACTGCAGCTTTGGAGGCTGTGCTGGGCTCCACAGCCCAGTTCTCTGGGGATCTGAGTTGCTGATTCCGGGTTTGCTCTTCTGTCCTCTCACTGTGAGGACTTCAAGCTTCCCATGATCAAGCTGGAAGCCAGCCATGCCCAGTTTTTCTCAAAGCCCCATTGAAGCTCTCCCGTGTAGCACTTTTAGCTTTCTCCATGGTATTTAAAACTCTCCATCTAATTCATGAAAATACCAGTCTTCAATGCTGTACACCAGTGTCTGGCATCAGTTTATGCcccaagtttgtgtgtgtgcaggtatgcatacacatgtgtgctggtgcatggtacgtatgtatgtacatgtggaggccagacatTAACCTAGAAATGCCATCTGATGACCGGTACAAGAAGTATGTGCATGTAGTGGGACATGAAGGCAGAGACCTCagacttgaaagagacaaaaagaggTAGGCTCTGGTGTTGGGGGGTCCTTCTGGGGCTCCCTGGTCTGAGCCCTGGCCCCTTCTTGTGTATGCCTGTAACAGACGGTTTTCCTTGGTCACAAAATACAATCTCCACAGGATCTGGCCGCTGCTCACCCACCCCAGAGCTGTGGCTGCCTGAGGTACTTCACTGTCTCCTCCCTCTACCATGCTCCAGCCACACATGGCTCCCCTCACCAGGCTCGGACACTAcaccttcctcatcctcttccacACCAGCCTCACACCTACTGTTTCCTGTGTATAATCCATCCATTCAGTCCATGCTTCATGACCTTTCTGTGCTGGGCTCTTCAGGAACACTGCCCGTGTGTTCTAGTTCACCTGAGACCCCTGCTTTTCAGAAGGACAGGAAAGCAGGAGCCTTGGCTGTAAGTGACAGGGAAGCAGGAGCCTTGGCTGTAAGTGACAGGAAAGCAGGGTAGCGGGACAGGTTTTGGTGGTTCAGGCGAGGACAGATCCAGGATCTCTCGATATCTTTCACTTCTCCCCCACCAAGATCAGGTTTTTCTTTGGCCATGATATCCTCTTGGTGGTGTGATGGCTGCCAGCACCCCAGGGTTGCACGATATCTTGTCTACATCCCCAGGAAGTCTCTGTCGTAACCCTTGGGTGTTTTGCCAGAGGATGATGGGTTGGATTAGGTCATAGACAGGCAAGCCAAGAGAGTCCTGCAAGACCCGGTTCTAACAGC harbors:
- the Tas1r2 gene encoding taste receptor type 1 member 2 — translated: MGPQARTLHLLFLLLHVLAKPVQLIENSDFHLAGDYLLGGLFSLHANVKSISHLSYLQVPKCNEFDMKVLGYNLMQAMRFAVEEINNCSTLLPGVLLGYEMVDVCYHSNNVHPGLYFLAQDDEFLPILQDYSHYMPHVVAVIGPDNSESAITVSNLLSHFLIPQVTYSAISDELRDKRRFPAMLRTVPSASHHIEAMVQLMTHFHWNWIVVLVSNDDYGRENGQLLSQRLIRTGDICIAFQEVLPTPEPSQGMGPEEQSQLDNILEKLQRTTARVVVVFSPELALHGFFREVLRWNFTGLVWIASESWSIDPVLHNLTELRHTGTFLGITIQRVSIPGFSEFRVRHTKATQPISNKTSPRATCNQDCDACLNITESYSNVLMLSGERVVYSVYSAVYAVAHALHRLLRCNQVRCTKEVVYPWKLLRELWDVNFTLLGNQLFFDQQGDMPMFLDIIQWQWDLSQNPFQSIAFYSPTKQRMTYIHNVSWHTPNNTIPMSMCSKSCQPGQMKKPVGLHTCCFECVNCLPGTYLNLSADEFNCLPCPDSMWSHMNAITCFKRLQAFLEWHEAPTIVVALLASLGFFSTLAILLIFWRHFQTPMVRSAGGPMCFLMLVPLLLAFGMVPVYVGRPTVFTCFCRQAFFTVCFSVCLSCITVRSFQIVCVFKMARRLPRAYGFWVRYHGPYVFVAFITAVKVALVAANMLATTINPIGRTDPEDPNIVILSCHPNYRNGLLFNTSMDLLLSVVGFSFAYMGKELPTNYNEAKFITLSMTFSFTSSISLCTFMSVHNGVLVTIMDLLVTVLNFLAISLGYFGPKCYMILFYPERNTPAYFNSMIQGYTMRKS